A single window of Flagellimonas maritima DNA harbors:
- the menD gene encoding 2-succinyl-5-enolpyruvyl-6-hydroxy-3-cyclohexene-1-carboxylic-acid synthase, with the protein MMYSDIPSAQTLVLYFKSRGIKNIVTSPGSRNAPLTISFSKNPFFKSYSIVDERCAAFFALGMAQQLREPVAVICTSGSALLNYYPAVAEAFYSDIPLVIVSADRPSYKIDVGDGQTIRQKNIFDAHIGYSANLKQDITHAVDAVQFFDNGYGKETQEDIQKYNQEKIAQALAIAIHENSPVHINIPFEEPLYGTVENLDVAINVSENFVDKHNEIENWEEFISIWNNHDRKMVLVGVNNPDTIKKEVIEELANDSSVLVFTETTSNLHHPNFFPSIDSIIAPIEKSDDRQELFAELQPDVLVTFGGMIVSKKIKAFLRTYPPKFHWHIDTKKAYDTFFCLREHVKMAPSSFFKTLYTSKLVVKSNYQKHWAKIKEVYEAKREEYLGQIGFSDFMAFNQIQKAIPKKYQVHLANSSTVRYTQLFPMDESLKVYCNRGTSGIDGSTSTAIGASINFEQPTLLITGDLSFFYDSNGLWNNYIRPDFRIILINNSGGGIFRILPGKENTEAFATFFETAHQLTGEHLAKMFDFEYLKVTDEQQLSDCIPDFYEASKKPKILEIATPQTQNDKILLTYFDFIS; encoded by the coding sequence ATGATGTATTCGGATATTCCCTCGGCACAAACTCTTGTTCTATACTTTAAATCTAGGGGAATTAAAAATATTGTGACTTCACCGGGGTCAAGAAATGCTCCGCTGACCATCAGCTTTTCAAAAAATCCGTTTTTTAAATCCTACAGTATTGTTGATGAAAGGTGTGCGGCTTTCTTTGCTTTGGGCATGGCGCAACAGTTACGCGAACCTGTGGCTGTAATCTGTACATCCGGTAGTGCACTTTTAAACTATTATCCCGCAGTTGCAGAAGCATTTTATAGTGATATCCCCTTGGTCATTGTATCGGCGGACAGACCTAGCTATAAAATCGATGTCGGAGATGGTCAAACCATTCGACAAAAGAACATTTTTGATGCACATATTGGCTATTCTGCCAATTTAAAACAAGATATCACACATGCAGTAGATGCGGTTCAATTTTTTGACAATGGATACGGAAAAGAAACCCAAGAAGACATTCAAAAGTATAACCAAGAAAAAATTGCACAGGCTTTAGCAATTGCGATTCACGAGAATTCCCCGGTCCATATCAATATTCCTTTTGAAGAACCGCTGTATGGAACTGTAGAAAATCTGGACGTGGCAATTAATGTTTCAGAAAATTTTGTTGATAAACATAACGAAATAGAGAATTGGGAAGAGTTTATATCCATTTGGAACAACCATGACCGCAAAATGGTTTTAGTGGGCGTAAATAACCCTGACACAATTAAAAAAGAGGTTATAGAAGAATTGGCAAATGATAGTAGTGTTTTGGTTTTTACCGAAACTACTTCCAATCTTCACCATCCAAACTTTTTCCCCAGTATAGATAGCATCATAGCGCCCATTGAAAAATCCGATGACCGTCAAGAACTTTTTGCGGAGCTTCAACCTGATGTATTGGTAACTTTCGGTGGAATGATTGTTTCCAAAAAAATAAAGGCTTTCTTAAGAACATATCCACCCAAATTTCATTGGCATATCGATACGAAAAAAGCCTATGACACTTTTTTTTGTTTAAGGGAGCATGTAAAAATGGCGCCAAGTTCTTTTTTTAAAACACTTTACACTTCAAAATTGGTAGTCAAAAGCAACTATCAAAAACATTGGGCCAAGATAAAGGAAGTTTATGAAGCTAAACGAGAAGAATATTTGGGACAGATTGGTTTTTCAGACTTCATGGCTTTCAATCAAATACAAAAAGCAATCCCAAAGAAATATCAGGTTCATTTGGCCAATAGCTCTACCGTTAGATATACCCAGTTATTTCCCATGGATGAATCTTTAAAAGTATATTGTAATCGCGGAACAAGTGGAATAGATGGTAGCACCTCTACTGCAATTGGAGCGTCGATTAATTTTGAGCAGCCTACTTTGCTGATTACGGGCGATTTAAGCTTTTTTTACGATAGCAATGGACTTTGGAACAATTACATAAGGCCGGATTTTCGAATAATACTCATTAACAATTCTGGCGGAGGTATTTTTAGGATTTTGCCAGGTAAAGAAAATACTGAAGCGTTTGCTACCTTTTTTGAGACAGCACATCAACTTACGGGCGAGCATTTAGCCAAGATGTTCGATTTTGAATATTTAAAAGTTACAGATGAACAACAGCTTAGTGACTGCATTCCAGATTTTTATGAGGCTTCAAAAAAACCTAAAATATTGGAAATAGCTACACCACAAACCCAGAACGACAAAATTTTGCTTACTTACTTTGATTTTATATCTTAG
- a CDS encoding DUF2853 family protein: MSKRDELIEKYAADIKEKFGEDPDMDLLTKVAVGLGPAIYNLDASKVSGSSEKELETVKNNFLVKKLGLSDSPSLMDAINSVIDKYGRSDKNKHRAVIYYMLAKHFNKEAVYK; the protein is encoded by the coding sequence ATGAGTAAAAGAGATGAATTAATTGAAAAGTATGCTGCTGACATTAAGGAAAAATTTGGTGAAGATCCAGATATGGACCTATTGACCAAAGTCGCTGTTGGATTAGGCCCTGCTATCTATAACTTGGATGCCTCCAAAGTTTCAGGATCTTCCGAAAAAGAGCTGGAGACTGTAAAGAATAACTTCTTGGTTAAAAAATTGGGTCTTTCAGATAGCCCTTCTTTAATGGATGCCATTAATAGTGTAATCGACAAATATGGAAGATCGGACAAGAACAAGCACCGTGCGGTTATTTATTATATGCTGGCAAAGCATTTTAACAAAGAAGCCGTTTATAAATAA
- a CDS encoding S1 RNA-binding domain-containing protein, with the protein MIELGNYNTLKVLRSTSVGLFLGDDEDTEILLPNKYVPENFQIDDDLRVFCYLDSSERPVATTLEPLIVRNGFAFLKVVEVGPYGAFLDWGLEKNLLVPFREQAVEMEEGKKYIVHCYLDEETFRLTGSSRIKRFLSNENFDIDLNSEVNLLVSRKTPLGWEAIIENKYKGLIFESDVFKSIAVGNELKGYIKNVRPDHKIDISLQPIGAKMLEPTAKLIFEKLKEQNGFLALHDKSSPEAIKNGLQLSKKSFKKAIGTLYKERKIAIKDDGIYLL; encoded by the coding sequence ATGATAGAATTGGGAAATTACAATACATTAAAAGTCCTTAGGAGTACCAGTGTAGGATTATTTTTGGGCGATGATGAGGATACAGAAATTCTACTTCCCAACAAATATGTTCCGGAAAATTTTCAGATAGATGATGATTTAAGGGTCTTCTGTTATTTGGATAGCAGTGAAAGACCAGTCGCTACTACACTTGAACCACTCATAGTTCGCAATGGTTTTGCTTTTTTAAAAGTAGTCGAGGTTGGGCCATATGGTGCATTTTTAGATTGGGGCTTAGAAAAGAATTTACTTGTGCCTTTTAGGGAACAAGCGGTTGAAATGGAAGAAGGAAAAAAATACATTGTTCATTGTTATTTGGACGAAGAAACTTTTAGGTTGACAGGTTCCAGCAGAATAAAAAGATTTTTATCCAATGAAAATTTTGATATTGATTTAAACAGCGAAGTGAATCTACTGGTAAGTAGAAAAACACCGTTGGGTTGGGAAGCAATAATCGAAAATAAATACAAAGGATTGATTTTTGAAAGCGATGTTTTTAAATCTATTGCTGTGGGGAACGAGCTAAAAGGATATATCAAAAATGTTCGTCCAGACCATAAAATAGACATTTCCCTTCAGCCCATCGGAGCCAAAATGTTGGAACCTACAGCTAAATTGATTTTTGAAAAATTGAAGGAACAGAACGGGTTTTTGGCCTTGCACGATAAATCTTCTCCAGAAGCAATCAAAAACGGCTTACAACTGAGCAAGAAGTCATTCAAAAAAGCTATTGGAACACTCTACAAAGAACGAAAAATAGCAATCAAGGATGACGGAATATATTTATTGTAA
- a CDS encoding SPOR domain-containing protein → MPFIEESDLLDLHKDVDKAQIINERLLDQIKFKNKDLNKVKLQRNILLGVTALFVISILAITSFTAGLSSKNSFENQNNLLVSIDSLDAIKNRIDNLRLQNEELSLVKEFYLAKAFLDKETIYSVQVKSFVDNNMTLASEALTNTLFVKTNPFYAYSLGTFETLDEAQSFRKQLVDMGFKDAFVASYQDGKRVKIEDPF, encoded by the coding sequence ATGCCTTTTATTGAAGAGAGTGATTTACTGGATCTGCACAAGGACGTTGACAAGGCCCAAATTATTAATGAAAGACTTTTGGACCAAATAAAGTTCAAGAATAAGGATTTGAACAAGGTAAAGTTGCAACGTAACATACTACTTGGTGTTACTGCACTTTTTGTAATAAGCATTTTGGCGATAACTTCTTTCACTGCTGGCCTTAGTAGCAAGAACTCATTCGAAAATCAAAATAATCTATTGGTTTCCATCGACAGCTTGGATGCAATCAAGAATAGAATCGATAATTTAAGACTACAAAATGAAGAGTTAAGTTTGGTAAAGGAATTTTACCTTGCAAAAGCTTTTTTGGATAAGGAAACTATTTATTCCGTTCAAGTTAAATCTTTTGTTGATAATAATATGACCTTGGCATCTGAAGCATTGACAAACACATTATTTGTTAAAACAAATCCTTTTTACGCATATTCACTGGGTACTTTTGAGACTTTGGACGAAGCCCAATCATTTAGAAAACAATTGGTCGATATGGGTTTTAAGGATGCTTTTGTAGCTTCTTACCAAGATGGAAAAAGAGTCAAAATAGAAGACCCGTTCTAA
- the menA gene encoding 1,4-dihydroxy-2-naphthoate octaprenyltransferase gives MAWVQAARLRTLPLSLSGIIVGSALARKQGFFDISIFVLAILTTIGFQITSNFANDYGDGTKGVDNEDRVGPARVLQSGLLTPSKLRQGIIISVIISMLLAIGLIYISFKGESFAYILVFFVLGTFSIWAAIKYTMGSNPYGYKGLGDIFVFLFFGLLGVLGSMFLYTKSLDLVSVLPAVSIGLLCVGVLNLNNLRDVFSDKKYGKNTLVVKMGFENGKYYHSSLLLISFLCLLSYAWLDVSDILRSFYLLAFVPIFIHLKKVRDTKEPFKLDGELKKLALSTFLLSVLFYLTVNNFL, from the coding sequence ATGGCTTGGGTACAAGCTGCAAGATTGCGAACATTGCCATTATCCTTATCAGGAATAATAGTTGGTTCTGCGTTGGCAAGAAAACAAGGTTTCTTCGACATTTCAATATTTGTTTTGGCCATACTTACTACGATCGGATTTCAAATCACTTCCAATTTTGCAAATGATTACGGGGATGGCACTAAAGGAGTCGATAATGAGGATAGGGTAGGACCGGCAAGAGTTTTACAAAGCGGATTGCTAACACCTTCAAAACTTAGGCAGGGCATTATAATTTCAGTAATTATTAGCATGCTGCTCGCTATCGGGCTTATCTATATATCTTTTAAGGGGGAAAGCTTTGCATATATTCTTGTATTCTTTGTGTTGGGCACCTTTAGTATTTGGGCGGCAATAAAGTACACCATGGGTTCCAATCCTTATGGATATAAAGGCCTTGGTGATATTTTTGTGTTCCTGTTCTTTGGTTTACTTGGCGTTTTGGGCAGTATGTTTCTATATACTAAATCATTGGATTTGGTTTCAGTGTTACCAGCCGTATCCATTGGATTGTTATGCGTTGGCGTACTCAACTTAAATAATTTAAGGGACGTTTTTTCAGATAAAAAATACGGCAAGAATACTTTGGTCGTCAAAATGGGATTCGAAAATGGCAAATACTATCATTCCTCTTTACTATTAATATCCTTTTTATGTCTACTCAGCTATGCTTGGCTTGATGTAAGTGATATATTGCGTTCATTCTACTTGCTGGCTTTCGTACCAATTTTCATCCATTTAAAGAAAGTCAGGGACACCAAGGAGCCTTTCAAATTGGACGGAGAGCTTAAAAAGTTGGCACTCAGCACTTTTCTTCTCTCTGTTTTATTTTATTTAACAGTTAATAATTTTTTGTAA
- a CDS encoding LytR/AlgR family response regulator transcription factor has translation MEQPIKILIVEDNVIIADDMQSMLEEIGYEIVDNVIVYEQAVEVLKNNQVDLVLIDIILASDKTGIDLGKHIREAYNIPFIFVTSNSDRATVENAKTVKPDGYLVKPFEQQDLYTSIEIALSNFNYSKKENSKEIAGTEGDAFTSNSVLKDSIFVKKQHLYYRIQFGDIQFIKADNVYLEVNTVDKKFLVRSPLKDYLEKLPKNKFYRAHKSYIVNVDHIDAINSKDIMINNNLIPISKDFKEFIISSMNS, from the coding sequence TTGGAACAACCCATTAAAATTCTTATTGTAGAGGACAATGTAATTATTGCAGATGACATGCAATCCATGCTAGAAGAGATAGGTTATGAGATTGTTGACAACGTAATAGTGTATGAACAAGCTGTTGAGGTTTTAAAGAACAACCAGGTAGACCTTGTGCTCATCGACATTATCCTTGCCTCTGATAAAACAGGCATAGACCTTGGAAAACATATTAGGGAAGCTTATAACATTCCATTTATTTTTGTTACCTCCAATTCAGATAGAGCCACTGTTGAAAATGCCAAAACAGTAAAGCCAGACGGTTATTTGGTAAAGCCTTTTGAGCAGCAGGATTTATATACCTCAATAGAAATCGCTCTTTCAAACTTCAATTATTCAAAGAAAGAGAATAGTAAAGAAATTGCGGGTACAGAAGGTGATGCTTTTACCTCGAATTCTGTTTTGAAGGATTCCATTTTTGTAAAAAAACAACATCTATATTACAGGATACAGTTTGGTGATATCCAATTTATAAAAGCAGACAATGTTTATTTGGAGGTGAATACCGTCGATAAGAAATTCTTGGTGCGTTCACCGTTAAAAGACTATTTGGAAAAATTACCCAAAAACAAGTTCTATAGGGCCCATAAATCCTATATCGTTAATGTGGACCATATAGACGCGATCAACTCAAAAGATATAATGATAAACAATAATTTAATTCCTATTTCAAAGGATTTCAAAGAGTTTATTATTTCTTCTATGAACAGCTAG
- a CDS encoding sensor histidine kinase yields MIHNLKNVLSILCFLFLLVVSAQSEEGEETTSLKQFQNTNTPQERFNFFFNAIDRYNVNSAYDWLDTIKIYLSNAQKTNDTLASKLYRVMQTQVYNDLGEYDKSTTLAKELYASKDSLDSTSRRIVLNVLDDNYANLQLFDKQIEIRKEKRELGLTENVAFYDIYSNLGLHRKARNQYIMEVKPTIADNDSYGLAKYHSKVGNYLRLDNSAPTALSELKKAKAYLDVFINDISIQKTEEQLFQSDLLKAEIEGNIGKCHVLLNEYEEAIPLLENSIEVLKTSPNNNYRGEVIENTLYLADANLQLERFFKAKKNLDIDFDNMGTLQNIKRNSLLAAYYDRVENFKNAATYYKRNERIKDSLNEKQSSIIKQQLVTIVANEDLENSQRLIDEQKKINELARNEMKAKDERINLVFISLIFTLLGFAGLVYAYLKSIKNQRLIADQKYIIENALVEKDSLLKEIHHRVKNNLQMVSSLLSLQTKNTRSKAAIVALEEGKSRVKAMALIHQKLYQNDDLSVIEMQGYIESLINSVQSVYKKGGHNISITIDAEGTELDIDRAIPFGLILNELVSNSFKYAFPENDENGKIYIHLRKNGDQGYFEYTDNGVGLPEDTEERTHSSMGIRLMNRLVNQLQSKLNIDKESEGVRFWFNFN; encoded by the coding sequence ATGATACACAACCTCAAAAATGTTTTATCCATACTGTGTTTTCTCTTTTTATTGGTTGTGTCGGCACAGTCAGAAGAAGGTGAGGAAACTACTTCATTAAAACAGTTCCAAAATACCAATACTCCCCAAGAGCGATTCAATTTTTTTTTCAATGCTATTGATAGATATAATGTGAATTCAGCCTATGATTGGCTCGACACTATTAAGATTTATCTCTCCAATGCCCAAAAAACCAATGATACTTTGGCCTCAAAATTATATAGGGTAATGCAAACCCAGGTATATAATGATTTGGGGGAATATGATAAGAGTACCACACTTGCCAAAGAACTTTACGCTTCCAAGGATTCATTGGATTCTACTTCAAGAAGAATTGTATTAAATGTTTTGGATGATAATTATGCAAATCTGCAGTTGTTCGACAAACAAATAGAGATACGAAAGGAGAAAAGGGAACTGGGTTTAACGGAAAATGTTGCATTCTACGATATTTATAGCAATTTAGGATTGCATAGAAAAGCTAGAAACCAATACATAATGGAAGTAAAGCCGACCATTGCCGATAATGATTCTTATGGTTTGGCAAAATATCACAGTAAAGTAGGGAACTATCTAAGGCTGGATAACTCTGCACCGACAGCACTAAGCGAGCTTAAAAAGGCAAAAGCTTATTTAGATGTGTTCATAAACGATATCTCAATACAAAAAACAGAAGAACAACTTTTTCAAAGTGATTTATTAAAAGCTGAAATAGAAGGTAACATTGGTAAATGTCACGTTCTTCTTAATGAGTACGAAGAGGCGATTCCACTTCTTGAAAACAGTATCGAGGTTCTAAAAACATCACCAAACAACAACTATAGAGGTGAAGTTATTGAAAATACCCTATACCTGGCAGATGCCAATCTACAACTGGAAAGATTTTTCAAGGCCAAAAAAAACTTGGACATCGATTTTGATAATATGGGCACGCTACAGAACATTAAACGAAATAGTTTGTTGGCTGCCTATTATGATAGGGTCGAAAATTTTAAAAATGCTGCTACCTACTATAAACGTAACGAGCGAATCAAAGATTCCTTAAACGAAAAACAGTCGTCCATCATAAAACAGCAGTTGGTAACGATAGTCGCCAATGAAGACCTGGAGAATTCCCAACGTCTAATAGATGAGCAGAAAAAAATCAACGAGCTGGCCCGTAATGAAATGAAAGCCAAGGATGAACGAATCAATTTAGTATTCATTTCATTAATTTTCACATTATTGGGCTTTGCAGGTTTGGTCTACGCTTATCTTAAGAGTATAAAAAACCAACGTTTGATCGCTGATCAGAAGTACATTATAGAAAACGCACTTGTTGAAAAGGATTCTTTACTTAAGGAAATTCATCATAGAGTAAAAAATAACCTGCAAATGGTTTCCAGCCTTTTAAGCCTACAAACCAAGAACACCCGTAGCAAAGCTGCCATAGTCGCTTTGGAAGAAGGCAAGAGCAGGGTAAAGGCCATGGCACTGATTCATCAAAAGCTTTACCAGAATGATGATTTATCTGTTATAGAGATGCAGGGTTATATAGAAAGTCTTATAAACAGTGTACAATCCGTTTATAAAAAAGGAGGACATAATATCAGTATTACCATAGATGCCGAAGGAACAGAATTGGACATAGATCGTGCAATTCCTTTTGGACTGATTTTAAATGAACTGGTATCCAACTCCTTTAAATATGCGTTTCCTGAAAATGACGAGAACGGGAAAATATATATTCATCTCCGTAAAAATGGTGATCAGGGCTATTTTGAATATACGGATAATGGCGTAGGGCTTCCTGAAGATACCGAAGAACGTACACATTCTTCAATGGGCATACGCTTAATGAACAGGCTCGTAAATCAATTGCAATCCAAACTGAATATTGATAAAGAGAGCGAAGGCGTACGCTTTTGGTTCAATTTTAATTAA
- a CDS encoding o-succinylbenzoate synthase — MKATYKKHILNFKKPSGTSRGIMTQKETWFLLLDSNGKYGIGECGMLKGLSIDDVPEYESKLSWTCNNIHLGKTALLRQLVGFPSIQFGLEQAFLSLKSDNPFILYPSKFIANESPIAINGLIWMGNEAFMLAQVEQKLAQGFKCIKMKIGAIDFQTELGMLRSIRSRFTADEIELRVDANGAFSKDGALNKLKQLSEYKIHSIEQPIKQNNWETMAELCQTTPLPIALDEELIGIHSVTKKQELLQTIRPQYIILKPSLIGGYASSQEWIDIAKKFGIGWWITSALESNVGLNAIAQWTFTLKSKMPQGLGTGSLFINNIDSPLDVADGKLFYRKTKNWEIDLIN; from the coding sequence ATGAAAGCTACCTATAAAAAGCATATACTAAATTTTAAAAAGCCCAGCGGCACTTCACGCGGAATTATGACCCAGAAAGAGACTTGGTTTCTCTTGTTGGATAGTAATGGTAAATATGGAATAGGGGAGTGCGGAATGTTAAAGGGATTGAGTATAGATGATGTGCCTGAATACGAATCGAAACTTTCGTGGACTTGTAATAACATACATTTGGGCAAGACAGCACTACTGAGGCAACTGGTAGGATTCCCGTCGATTCAATTTGGTCTTGAACAGGCATTTTTATCATTAAAATCTGATAATCCTTTTATATTATACCCTTCAAAATTTATTGCGAACGAATCCCCGATTGCGATAAACGGTCTTATCTGGATGGGCAATGAAGCCTTTATGCTTGCACAAGTAGAACAAAAATTGGCGCAAGGTTTCAAATGTATCAAAATGAAGATTGGTGCCATTGATTTTCAAACTGAACTTGGTATGCTAAGGTCTATTCGCTCTAGATTCACCGCAGATGAAATAGAACTGCGTGTTGATGCGAACGGGGCATTTTCCAAAGATGGGGCATTAAACAAACTTAAACAGCTATCCGAATATAAAATACATTCCATTGAGCAGCCCATTAAACAAAACAATTGGGAAACAATGGCAGAGCTATGTCAAACTACACCTTTGCCCATAGCTTTGGATGAGGAACTTATTGGTATACACAGTGTAACAAAAAAGCAAGAATTACTACAAACCATACGGCCACAGTACATCATATTAAAACCTAGTTTAATAGGGGGGTATGCCTCCAGTCAAGAATGGATTGATATAGCTAAAAAATTTGGGATAGGTTGGTGGATAACCAGCGCTTTGGAGAGCAATGTAGGCCTTAATGCCATAGCGCAGTGGACCTTCACCTTAAAATCAAAAATGCCCCAAGGCTTGGGTACTGGGAGCTTGTTCATAAACAACATTGACAGTCCTTTGGATGTCGCCGATGGAAAACTTTTTTATAGAAAAACCAAAAACTGGGAAATAGACTTAATAAATTAA
- a CDS encoding CPBP family intramembrane glutamic endopeptidase — protein MYIEQGYKGNIGIWKYFIIPLAFMGFMVINYILTINSPVSIEDTMQQLIDQLGSNIVLIILLVPLAVGLFVVLGWTWLVHQQSITSLTTSRKKIDWKRIFFAFTLWGGLTILLTALDIYFSPDDYVLNFDLKKFLILAFIGILLIPLQTSFEEYLFRGHMMQGLGILAKNRWVPLVVTSILFGIMHIANPEVEKLGYGIMIFYIGTGFFLGILTLMDEGLELALGFHAANNLITALLVTAEWTAFQTNSIYKDISEPVLGWDVLIPVFIIFPILLFVFSKKYNWRNWKEKLFGRVMTKEEFVALNENESNVA, from the coding sequence ATGTATATAGAACAAGGGTATAAAGGAAATATAGGGATTTGGAAATATTTTATCATTCCATTGGCATTCATGGGCTTTATGGTAATCAATTATATTCTCACCATAAACTCTCCGGTAAGCATTGAAGATACCATGCAACAATTAATTGATCAATTAGGTTCCAATATTGTATTGATTATTTTGTTGGTCCCATTGGCAGTAGGCCTTTTTGTGGTTTTAGGTTGGACATGGCTTGTTCACCAACAATCGATCACTTCGCTGACAACATCAAGAAAAAAAATCGATTGGAAACGTATTTTTTTTGCATTTACCCTTTGGGGCGGCTTAACTATTCTCCTAACTGCCCTTGATATATATTTTTCTCCAGATGACTATGTTCTCAATTTTGATTTAAAAAAGTTTTTGATATTGGCTTTCATCGGAATTTTGTTGATACCATTGCAAACAAGTTTTGAGGAATATTTATTTCGGGGGCATATGATGCAAGGATTGGGGATTTTGGCAAAGAACCGTTGGGTTCCCCTAGTAGTGACCTCAATTTTATTCGGCATTATGCATATTGCTAATCCAGAAGTAGAAAAACTAGGTTATGGTATCATGATTTTTTATATAGGTACAGGTTTTTTTCTTGGCATTTTGACATTGATGGACGAGGGATTGGAGTTAGCACTCGGTTTTCATGCTGCCAATAACCTGATTACTGCTTTGTTGGTCACTGCGGAATGGACCGCTTTTCAGACCAATTCCATATATAAAGACATTTCGGAACCTGTTTTAGGTTGGGATGTTCTTATTCCTGTTTTTATCATATTTCCAATCTTGTTATTTGTTTTTTCCAAAAAATACAATTGGAGAAATTGGAAAGAAAAATTATTTGGACGTGTAATGACCAAAGAAGAATTTGTAGCCCTCAATGAAAATGAATCCAACGTGGCGTAA
- a CDS encoding AMP-binding protein — protein sequence MNPTWRKIHTDFKLNGVPCSHAELSEIGYSLIKEGQVFENSIGDFLLDWISDTPTVNVFTSGSTGNPKKITLKKAHMVNSAQATGEYLGLKAGDTSLLCLPCSSIAGKMMLVRAMVLGLELDYVEPSATPLAFTRKPYDFVALVPLQAEKSLTQLSQINTIIIGGAPISTSLRKALEQSVSTVFETYGMTETITHIAMKKIGSAQVKSSAVETYFETLPNISVYQDARDCLVINAPKISDSKIVTNDIVELLNDSKFKWLGRYDSIINSGGIKLIPEQIEEKLSHLIGHRFFIAGIPDESLGQKLILIVEDISTDNQDLFHKIKALEGFGKYEIPKEIYSLQPFVETPSGKIDRKKTLLEIS from the coding sequence ATGAATCCAACGTGGCGTAAAATACATACAGATTTTAAGTTAAACGGGGTTCCATGTTCCCATGCGGAATTATCGGAAATCGGATACAGCCTAATCAAAGAAGGTCAGGTTTTCGAGAATTCGATAGGTGACTTTTTATTGGATTGGATAAGTGATACACCAACAGTCAACGTCTTCACTTCGGGTTCAACTGGGAATCCAAAGAAAATTACGCTTAAGAAAGCGCACATGGTAAATTCTGCACAGGCTACAGGAGAATATCTTGGTTTAAAAGCTGGTGACACTTCCTTACTTTGCCTGCCCTGTTCGAGTATAGCAGGTAAAATGATGCTGGTCAGAGCTATGGTCTTGGGTTTGGAACTTGACTATGTGGAACCATCGGCAACGCCATTGGCATTTACCCGTAAACCGTATGATTTTGTAGCACTGGTTCCCCTACAGGCTGAAAAATCACTAACACAGCTTTCTCAAATCAATACTATTATAATTGGTGGCGCACCTATATCCACTTCCCTTCGAAAAGCTTTGGAGCAATCTGTGAGTACTGTTTTTGAGACTTATGGCATGACCGAAACCATTACCCATATTGCAATGAAAAAAATTGGTAGTGCCCAAGTCAAGTCGAGCGCAGTCGAGACTTATTTTGAAACATTGCCCAATATATCGGTCTATCAAGATGCTAGGGACTGCTTGGTGATAAATGCCCCCAAAATCTCCGATAGTAAAATCGTAACCAATGATATTGTGGAGTTATTGAATGATTCAAAGTTTAAATGGTTGGGCAGGTACGATTCCATAATCAATTCGGGCGGTATCAAATTAATTCCGGAACAGATTGAAGAGAAATTATCCCACCTAATTGGACATCGCTTTTTTATTGCTGGTATCCCAGATGAATCCTTAGGGCAAAAATTGATATTGATTGTGGAAGATATATCGACCGATAATCAAGACCTATTTCATAAAATAAAAGCTTTAGAAGGGTTTGGAAAGTATGAAATTCCAAAGGAAATCTACAGCCTTCAACCTTTTGTTGAAACTCCCAGCGGTAAAATAGATCGAAAAAAAACACTACTTGAAATAAGTTAA